Proteins from a genomic interval of Clostridium sp. 'deep sea':
- a CDS encoding ComF family protein has translation MNQLNKFIRYCRQMVFPRPRSCLICNEKHQKSGLYICEKCYDKVKRVYPPLCSNCGRPLASNTYCTHCKNREYQFSQVLSFGIYEAHLRTLIHLFKYKKYSGIAYEIAKIMMSEMDLVNAIGNDILVPVPLHPNKVKTRGYNQSQVLCEALSKNSQLSWADLLIRKNNSPAQSTYNLKKRLNAVKGQFTASKNIFTALNNKNIVLVDDVITTGSTLNECAVVLKKCGVKRVRALTIATTLLK, from the coding sequence ATGAACCAACTAAATAAATTTATAAGATATTGTCGACAAATGGTTTTCCCAAGACCTCGTAGCTGTTTAATCTGTAATGAAAAACACCAAAAAAGTGGTTTATATATTTGTGAAAAATGTTATGATAAAGTAAAGAGGGTATACCCCCCTCTTTGTAGTAATTGTGGCAGACCTTTAGCTAGTAACACTTATTGTACTCATTGCAAAAATAGAGAGTACCAGTTTTCGCAGGTACTAAGTTTTGGAATCTATGAAGCTCATTTACGAACATTAATTCACCTGTTTAAATACAAAAAGTATTCTGGTATTGCGTATGAAATAGCAAAAATAATGATGAGTGAAATGGATTTAGTAAATGCTATAGGTAATGATATATTAGTTCCTGTTCCACTGCATCCTAATAAAGTTAAGACCAGAGGTTATAATCAATCTCAAGTATTATGCGAAGCACTAAGTAAAAACTCACAACTAAGTTGGGCAGACCTTTTAATACGCAAAAACAATTCACCTGCGCAATCTACTTATAACCTCAAAAAACGTTTAAACGCAGTAAAAGGACAATTTACTGCAAGCAAAAATATATTTACTGCTCTTAACAACAAAAACATTGTTTTAGTTGACGATGTAATTACTACCGGAAGTACGCTTAATGAATGTGCTGTGGTACTTAAAAAATGTGGTGTTAAGAGGGTTAGAGCATTAACTATAGCTACTACATTACTTAAGTAA
- the raiA gene encoding ribosome-associated translation inhibitor RaiA has translation MKMHVTGRQIEITNALRDALHKKLGKLDKYFQQSEPEANVTLEVQRGYHIVEVTLFIGGMILRSEDKTTDMYSTIDSVVDKLARQIHKYKTRLNRKMREQGNAPLFVSDDGNDDAEELKVVRTKRFSVKPMNVEEAILQMELLGHNFFVFRHSETDEVNVLYKRKDGNFGLIEPQ, from the coding sequence ATGAAAATGCATGTTACAGGACGCCAAATTGAGATTACAAATGCTCTCCGCGACGCTTTGCACAAGAAACTAGGTAAGCTAGATAAATACTTTCAGCAGAGTGAGCCAGAGGCAAATGTAACTTTAGAGGTACAGCGAGGTTATCATATTGTAGAGGTAACATTATTTATAGGCGGCATGATTTTACGAAGCGAAGATAAAACAACAGATATGTATTCAACAATAGATTCTGTTGTTGATAAACTAGCAAGACAAATCCACAAATATAAAACCCGCCTTAATAGGAAAATGAGAGAGCAAGGCAACGCGCCATTATTTGTTTCAGATGATGGCAATGATGATGCAGAAGAATTAAAGGTTGTAAGAACAAAAAGATTTTCAGTTAAACCAATGAACGTAGAAGAAGCTATTCTTCAAATGGAATTACTCGGCCACAATTTCTTTGTATTTAGGCACAGTGAAACAGATGAAGTAAATGTGTTATACAAAAGAAAAGATGGAAACTTTGGTTTAATAGAGCCCCAATAA
- a CDS encoding amidohydrolase → MLVIKNGKLLTITNGVIENGAILIENGKIKEIGKNVTIPKNAKVIDASGKYVLPGLIDAHTNIGLKEGGIRWEGADHIEQTEAVVPQLRPVDGFNPLDVALKEAREAGVTVSNVTPGDVNVFGGIGSAFKLAGYLADEMYITDTCVKVALGENAKNIFGGKKIPSTRMGTAALLRENLLKASNYLKKLKKGKEDDSKMPKRDLKMEALVRVIKKEVPLHIHAHRADDIMTAIRITNEFNVNMVLVHAYEAYKVAKYLKKYKISVVFGSIWSARWQVETANLNMATPKILVDEGVKIALTTTHPNQPIYLLPMCAALAVREGLSMQEALKSITINAAEIMGLSNRIGSLETGKDADIVIMDNHPLQLMSKVEYTLINGEIVYKS, encoded by the coding sequence ATGTTAGTAATTAAAAATGGAAAACTTCTTACAATCACCAATGGTGTAATTGAAAATGGTGCTATTTTAATAGAAAACGGTAAAATTAAAGAAATTGGTAAAAATGTAACTATCCCTAAAAATGCAAAAGTTATTGATGCCTCCGGAAAATATGTATTACCAGGCTTAATAGATGCTCATACAAATATTGGTCTAAAAGAAGGCGGAATACGCTGGGAGGGAGCCGATCACATAGAGCAAACTGAGGCCGTTGTTCCACAGCTTCGCCCTGTAGATGGTTTTAACCCCCTTGATGTTGCCTTAAAAGAGGCCAGAGAGGCTGGTGTTACTGTTTCAAATGTAACTCCAGGTGATGTAAATGTATTTGGTGGGATTGGCAGTGCATTTAAACTAGCGGGGTATCTTGCTGATGAAATGTATATAACAGATACCTGTGTAAAAGTTGCCTTAGGAGAAAATGCTAAGAATATTTTTGGTGGTAAAAAAATTCCTTCAACTCGTATGGGTACTGCGGCTTTGCTTCGTGAAAACCTACTTAAAGCTTCTAATTATCTTAAAAAGCTAAAAAAGGGTAAAGAAGACGACAGCAAAATGCCTAAGCGAGATTTAAAAATGGAAGCTTTAGTGAGAGTAATTAAAAAAGAAGTTCCATTACATATACATGCCCATAGAGCAGATGATATTATGACAGCTATTCGCATAACAAACGAATTTAATGTTAATATGGTTTTAGTTCATGCCTATGAGGCCTATAAAGTAGCAAAATATCTAAAAAAATATAAAATTTCAGTTGTCTTTGGATCTATATGGAGTGCTCGCTGGCAGGTTGAAACAGCTAATCTTAATATGGCTACCCCTAAAATATTAGTTGATGAGGGGGTTAAAATAGCGCTAACTACAACCCATCCAAATCAACCAATTTACTTATTACCTATGTGTGCAGCTTTAGCAGTGCGTGAGGGCTTAAGCATGCAAGAGGCTCTAAAATCAATTACTATCAATGCTGCTGAAATAATGGGTTTAAGCAATAGAATTGGTAGTTTAGAGACTGGTAAAGATGCAGATATAGTAATTATGGATAACCACCCATTACAATTAATGAGTAAGGTAGAGTACACCCTTATTAATGGAGAAATTGTTTATAAATCATAA
- a CDS encoding LmeA family phospholipid-binding protein, translating into MNDSVKQVAEPKLNKKSKATTWILCSVVAVIVLIWFVPPIAAEMYLSKNINKFINADTTNNVDLKANTFQLLAGKFNSFEINGSNLMVGNLTVKSYSLKADKGQIDIFKTLKQHKIELKDSPVITLDMNVAISDMAKLLQGLYKSLNEMTVQGRDGYLQISGVSGTQKELNLPIKFKLKLTNKDWSSLQASAYDFEIATDKQIPEEVINQLEVMYTKTILFNNTNPPIYINSVVVKEDGINITSNSALN; encoded by the coding sequence ATGAATGATAGTGTTAAACAAGTAGCAGAGCCAAAACTAAATAAAAAGAGTAAAGCCACTACTTGGATATTATGTTCTGTAGTTGCAGTAATAGTACTAATATGGTTTGTGCCACCTATTGCAGCAGAGATGTATTTGTCTAAAAACATAAATAAATTTATTAATGCTGATACTACTAATAACGTAGATTTAAAAGCCAATACTTTTCAATTATTAGCTGGTAAATTCAATAGTTTTGAAATTAATGGCTCAAATTTAATGGTTGGAAATTTAACGGTCAAAAGCTACTCTTTAAAAGCAGACAAAGGGCAAATAGATATATTTAAAACCCTCAAACAGCACAAAATAGAGCTAAAAGATAGCCCTGTTATAACCCTTGATATGAATGTAGCTATAAGCGATATGGCTAAATTATTGCAGGGTCTATATAAAAGCCTTAATGAAATGACAGTTCAGGGTAGAGACGGCTATTTGCAGATTTCTGGGGTATCAGGCACTCAAAAAGAGTTAAATCTACCAATTAAGTTTAAACTAAAATTAACTAACAAAGATTGGTCATCACTGCAGGCTTCTGCTTATGATTTTGAAATAGCAACAGATAAACAGATACCAGAAGAGGTAATAAATCAATTAGAGGTAATGTATACAAAAACAATACTATTTAATAATACTAATCCTCCTATTTACATAAATAGTGTAGTAGTGAAAGAAGATGGAATAAATATTACTTCTAATTCAGCATTAAACTAA
- a CDS encoding DUF5693 family protein codes for MQQVKDKNLLAVLDYDSLVDYSNSTGNALEDILIAAKDSNINFVAITELPLYNDKKDGLQGFFSEDEQVSAHLGFDLLKQINLNLNNNAFTQYLTKSNIIEENIYLLVASEQRAKELYTAGLNKYGDKRVTKHDIDNNKAIIEIKNSKALPINGLGFDPKTIKTLKANSFNIVPRPFNAAYSKEDKQAFINYFEYMKTEFSAKTIIFAGKEGILGMPVGSGEGFLSLTAEQLQTKDSDKNSFPLYGHVEMATIKGDKKLATYLKYNLARVHSISNDEWKERYNSVANDAVMHNVVERYRLAYNDRNVHIFYIRPFSKSIEFNKEYFSKLTAISKSNSSISAVPGRLTLPKWVLALISIGVGCAFLLLFLQVFKNAQKLTFILLIIGIVGVLGASFVLTSYHLLMQKIVALTAAIVFPTLAIVVGFLWMNNVQSKLGLIKKLLVVFGITLMGGIYVHGSLATLRFMTSIDVFPMVKIALLMPIPLTFLILVLDNDTKNNIANLLNMNIKMYHALLAGIAVIALGLLVIRSGNNPSVGVSGIELKIRAVLQRILVARPRFKEFALGIPMIVLAAWLQMKKKHILIPLTIGSIGLASMVNTFAHLHKPLWMALLTSFNGIWVGIIVSAIFIIIYELISKTGIFEAIE; via the coding sequence GTGCAACAGGTTAAGGATAAAAATTTACTTGCAGTCTTAGATTATGACTCATTGGTAGATTACAGTAATAGTACTGGTAATGCCCTTGAGGATATCTTAATTGCAGCCAAAGACAGCAATATTAACTTTGTAGCTATCACTGAGTTGCCATTATATAACGACAAAAAAGATGGCTTACAAGGATTCTTTAGTGAAGACGAACAGGTTTCAGCACATTTGGGTTTTGATTTATTAAAGCAAATTAACCTAAATCTAAACAATAATGCTTTTACACAATATTTAACTAAGTCCAATATTATTGAAGAAAACATCTACTTGTTAGTTGCCTCTGAGCAAAGAGCTAAAGAGTTGTATACTGCAGGGTTAAATAAATATGGAGATAAAAGGGTTACCAAACATGATATAGATAATAACAAAGCTATTATTGAAATAAAAAACTCTAAAGCTTTACCTATTAATGGGTTAGGATTTGACCCCAAAACAATAAAAACACTTAAAGCTAACAGCTTCAATATTGTACCCCGGCCCTTTAATGCTGCCTATAGTAAAGAAGATAAACAAGCATTTATAAATTACTTTGAATACATGAAAACTGAATTTAGTGCTAAAACAATAATTTTTGCTGGTAAAGAAGGAATATTGGGAATGCCTGTTGGCAGTGGCGAAGGATTTTTATCTCTCACAGCAGAGCAACTACAAACAAAAGACAGTGATAAAAACAGTTTTCCTCTGTATGGTCATGTTGAAATGGCAACAATTAAAGGAGATAAAAAACTAGCTACCTACCTTAAATACAATTTAGCAAGGGTTCATAGCATTAGTAACGATGAATGGAAAGAGCGATATAATAGCGTAGCTAACGATGCAGTTATGCATAATGTAGTTGAAAGATATCGGCTTGCTTATAATGATCGCAACGTTCATATCTTTTATATAAGACCTTTTTCTAAATCAATAGAATTTAATAAAGAGTACTTTAGTAAACTTACAGCTATTTCAAAAAGTAATAGTTCTATTTCAGCTGTACCAGGTAGATTAACTTTACCTAAATGGGTGCTTGCTTTAATAAGTATAGGCGTAGGTTGTGCCTTTTTGCTATTATTTTTACAGGTATTTAAAAATGCCCAAAAACTTACATTTATATTATTAATTATAGGCATTGTTGGAGTTTTAGGTGCAAGCTTTGTCTTAACATCTTACCATCTCCTAATGCAAAAAATAGTTGCCTTAACAGCTGCTATTGTTTTTCCTACTTTAGCAATTGTAGTAGGATTTTTGTGGATGAACAATGTGCAAAGTAAACTAGGGTTAATTAAAAAACTCTTAGTGGTATTTGGCATAACCCTAATGGGTGGAATATATGTACATGGTTCTCTAGCAACCTTAAGATTTATGACATCAATTGATGTATTCCCCATGGTTAAAATAGCATTACTTATGCCTATACCCTTAACATTCTTAATATTAGTACTCGATAATGATACAAAAAACAATATAGCAAATTTGCTAAACATGAATATAAAAATGTACCATGCTCTTTTAGCTGGCATTGCTGTAATTGCTTTAGGTTTGTTAGTAATAAGATCTGGCAATAATCCCTCGGTTGGAGTTTCTGGAATAGAGCTTAAAATTAGAGCAGTGTTGCAGAGAATACTAGTTGCCAGACCTAGGTTTAAAGAATTTGCATTAGGAATTCCCATGATAGTTCTAGCTGCTTGGTTACAGATGAAAAAGAAACATATTTTAATACCATTAACTATTGGTTCAATAGGTTTAGCGTCTATGGTTAATACCTTTGCCCACCTGCATAAACCTTTATGGATGGCTTTGTTAACAAGCTTTAATGGTATTTGGGTTGGTATTATTGTAAGTGCTATTTTTATTATTATTTATGAATTAATATCAAAAACAGGTATTTTCGAGGCTATTGAATAA
- the secA gene encoding preprotein translocase subunit SecA, producing MKKFISKFIDFNAKELKKLQKIVDKVNDFAEEMKSLSDDELKAKTPYFKNKLSQGESLDDILPEAFAVIREADKRVVGMYPYDVQVLGGIALHQGRVTEMRTGEGKTVTATMPVYLNALQGKGVHVVTVNDYLAKRDSEWVGNVYRFLGLSVGLVIAEVRDSASRRQAYNSDITFGTNNEYGFDYLRDNMAVHLEDLVQRDLHFALIDEVDSILIDEARTPLIISGPQEAPVSEYRKFTQIARVLKIDRDYEVDEKARSVTLTEVGIALAERKLGVDNLYEQQHMELSHKLNNALRAKELMKRDRDYIVKDNEIIIVDDFTGRLMIGRRYSDGLHQAIEAKEGVKVEKESRTLATITLQNYFRMYEKLAGMTGTAKTEEDEIAKIYGMDVVVIPTNKPMIRDDMQDQIYRNEQTKFNAVIRDIIERNKLGQPVLVGTVSIEKSELLGSMLKKKGVKHKVLNAKYHEQEAEIVKDAGQKNTVTIATNMAGRGTDIELGEGVKEVGGLHVIGTERHESRRIDNQLRGRSGRQGDPGSSQFYTSLEDDLMRLFASDTVAGLIDKLGMDEDVALEHKFLDRAIERAQERVEGRNYGIRKSVLEYDNIMNKQREVIYAERRKVLENENLKEQILAMISDIVVEAINTYCSDINAAKDEDFNYLQKRLNEYFPTFPNMIEQFKKMSKQELQETVIAKTEELYNEREQEFGSEIMRRVESIVMLRVVDRKWMDHIDAMTRLRQGISLRAYGGKDPLMEYQSESYNMFQNLISEIKDDTVKNIFHVQVQNKPRVQRHITNDQTNAPKKPVKTGKKIGRNDPCPCGSGKKYKKCCGK from the coding sequence ATGAAGAAGTTTATTAGTAAGTTTATTGATTTTAATGCAAAAGAGCTTAAAAAATTACAAAAAATAGTTGATAAAGTTAATGACTTTGCAGAGGAAATGAAGTCACTAAGTGATGATGAGTTAAAAGCAAAAACACCTTACTTTAAAAACAAATTAAGTCAAGGTGAGAGCTTAGATGATATTTTACCAGAGGCCTTTGCTGTTATTAGAGAAGCCGATAAAAGAGTAGTAGGCATGTACCCCTATGATGTACAGGTTTTAGGTGGTATTGCATTACATCAAGGTAGAGTAACAGAGATGCGTACTGGCGAAGGTAAAACCGTAACTGCAACTATGCCTGTATACTTAAATGCCTTACAAGGAAAAGGGGTTCATGTTGTAACAGTTAATGATTATCTTGCCAAACGTGATAGCGAATGGGTAGGTAATGTTTATAGATTTTTAGGTTTAAGTGTTGGTTTAGTTATTGCTGAAGTAAGAGATTCAGCCAGCAGAAGACAAGCCTATAATAGCGATATAACTTTTGGTACTAACAATGAGTATGGCTTTGATTATTTAAGAGATAACATGGCTGTTCATCTAGAAGATTTAGTTCAAAGAGATTTACATTTTGCCTTAATTGATGAGGTAGATAGTATTTTAATTGATGAAGCCCGTACCCCATTAATTATTTCAGGGCCTCAAGAAGCACCTGTATCTGAGTACCGAAAGTTTACACAGATTGCTAGAGTTTTAAAAATAGACAGAGACTATGAAGTTGATGAAAAAGCCCGTTCTGTTACCTTAACAGAGGTAGGAATTGCTTTAGCAGAGCGTAAGCTTGGGGTAGATAACCTATATGAGCAGCAGCATATGGAACTCAGCCATAAGTTAAATAACGCTTTGAGAGCTAAAGAGCTCATGAAACGTGATCGTGATTATATTGTTAAAGATAACGAAATCATTATAGTAGATGATTTTACAGGACGTTTAATGATAGGTAGAAGATACAGCGATGGATTACATCAAGCCATTGAGGCTAAAGAGGGAGTAAAGGTTGAAAAAGAGAGCCGTACTTTGGCAACTATAACTCTCCAAAACTATTTTAGAATGTATGAAAAGCTAGCTGGTATGACAGGTACAGCAAAAACTGAAGAAGATGAAATTGCAAAAATATATGGTATGGATGTAGTAGTTATACCAACCAATAAACCAATGATTCGTGATGATATGCAAGATCAAATATATCGTAATGAACAGACAAAATTTAATGCTGTTATTAGAGATATAATAGAAAGAAACAAGCTTGGACAACCAGTACTAGTAGGTACTGTTTCAATTGAAAAATCCGAATTACTAGGTAGTATGCTCAAAAAAAAGGGTGTTAAACACAAGGTACTAAATGCCAAATACCATGAGCAAGAGGCAGAAATAGTAAAAGACGCAGGACAAAAAAATACAGTAACTATAGCCACAAACATGGCTGGTAGAGGAACAGATATAGAACTAGGCGAGGGTGTAAAAGAGGTAGGAGGTCTTCATGTTATTGGAACAGAACGACATGAATCTCGCCGTATAGATAACCAGTTAAGGGGACGATCAGGGCGCCAAGGTGACCCAGGTTCTTCGCAATTCTATACATCTCTAGAAGACGATTTAATGCGATTATTTGCTTCTGATACCGTAGCAGGTTTAATAGATAAATTGGGTATGGATGAGGATGTAGCCCTTGAGCATAAGTTTTTAGATAGAGCTATAGAGCGAGCTCAAGAGCGAGTTGAGGGCAGAAACTATGGTATTCGTAAGAGTGTTTTAGAGTACGACAACATAATGAATAAACAGCGTGAAGTTATTTATGCTGAGCGTCGTAAGGTGCTTGAAAACGAGAATCTTAAAGAGCAAATATTAGCTATGATTAGTGATATAGTAGTTGAAGCTATTAATACCTACTGCAGCGATATTAATGCAGCTAAAGATGAAGACTTTAATTATTTACAAAAAAGACTAAATGAATACTTCCCCACATTTCCTAACATGATAGAGCAGTTTAAAAAAATGAGCAAACAAGAGCTTCAGGAAACTGTAATAGCTAAAACTGAAGAGCTTTATAATGAACGAGAGCAAGAGTTTGGTTCTGAGATAATGCGGAGAGTTGAAAGCATTGTTATGTTACGGGTTGTGGATAGAAAATGGATGGATCATATAGATGCCATGACAAGATTACGTCAGGGTATATCATTAAGAGCTTATGGTGGTAAAGATCCTTTAATGGAGTATCAAAGCGAGAGCTATAATATGTTTCAAAATTTAATATCAGAAATTAAGGATGACACAGTTAAAAATATTTTCCATGTACAAGTTCAAAATAAACCACGTGTACAAAGACATATAACAAATGATCAAACAAATGCCCCAAAGAAGCCTGTAAAAACTGGAAAGAAAATTGGCAGAAATGATCCATGTCCATGTGGCAGTGGTAAAAAATATAAAAAGTGTTGTGGTAAATAA
- a CDS encoding biotin-dependent carboxyltransferase family protein has translation MKKIIIKSPGLLTTVQDNGRSQLQHLGIPACGVMDYKAFQVANVLVGNNLDLAVLECTWSGPILEFTSNTLVAITGAEVDAKLNGYKVPTYTTIVIKAGDVLDLTTITFGVRAYVAVAGGINVPKILESRSTYLPIQFGDSDHKLKVNDELPLTCSIYPIKTLKVPESSVLKYTNNDPKNNIINIVEGPQINYFSEDTQQSLTNSSYTLSAKSDRMGLRFEGVKLELLNSKPMISDGIPYGAMQITRGGLPIVMMADRQPTGGYPKIAKVAHSDLPKLAQLKPGNTVEFNWITLDQARDNYFVLQKHLKQLIEHRASLPEANKAYRMYINNVIYQTTLFDKDEPTK, from the coding sequence ATGAAAAAAATTATAATAAAGTCACCAGGACTCTTAACAACAGTTCAAGATAATGGTCGTTCACAGCTTCAGCATTTGGGTATTCCGGCATGTGGTGTTATGGATTATAAAGCGTTTCAGGTTGCCAATGTTTTAGTAGGCAATAATTTAGACCTTGCAGTACTTGAGTGTACTTGGAGTGGACCAATTTTAGAGTTTACCTCAAATACGTTAGTAGCTATTACAGGAGCCGAGGTTGATGCTAAACTAAATGGATATAAAGTACCTACTTACACCACTATTGTAATAAAAGCTGGAGACGTTCTTGACTTAACAACAATAACATTTGGTGTTAGAGCCTACGTGGCTGTAGCAGGAGGTATTAATGTACCCAAAATACTTGAAAGCAGATCAACTTATTTACCAATTCAATTTGGAGATAGTGATCATAAATTAAAGGTAAATGATGAGCTTCCTTTAACATGTAGTATTTACCCTATTAAAACACTAAAAGTTCCAGAGAGTAGTGTTTTAAAATACACTAATAATGATCCAAAAAATAATATAATAAATATTGTTGAAGGACCTCAAATTAATTACTTCAGTGAGGATACTCAGCAAAGTTTAACAAATAGTAGCTATACATTAAGCGCAAAAAGTGATAGAATGGGACTTCGCTTTGAGGGTGTAAAGTTAGAGCTTTTAAATAGTAAACCTATGATTTCAGATGGAATACCTTATGGAGCCATGCAAATAACCAGAGGTGGACTACCAATTGTAATGATGGCAGATCGTCAGCCCACTGGAGGCTATCCTAAAATTGCAAAAGTTGCCCACTCAGACTTGCCAAAATTGGCTCAGCTAAAGCCTGGCAATACCGTTGAGTTTAACTGGATAACTTTAGATCAAGCACGAGATAACTATTTTGTGTTACAAAAACATTTAAAACAACTTATAGAGCATAGAGCCAGTTTACCAGAGGCCAACAAAGCCTATAGAATGTATATTAATAACGTTATATACCAAACTACTCTCTTTGATAAAGATGAACCAACTAAATAA
- the pxpB gene encoding 5-oxoprolinase subunit PxpB, protein MHPQRIAPIGINYLLIEYENKIDPVINEAVTQLWQTIKSKKWQGIIAMTPTYRSLLVHFDPEVWTTSKLTENIKQVLPNTQSKSTENSRLVIIPVLYGGEHGPDLEDVAKINKLTVSQVVDIHENGEYRVYMLGFNPGYPYMGGLDSRLATARLEQPRTKVPAGSVAIGGEQTGIYSTTSPGGWRIIGHTPVPLFDSKLTNPVLLQSGDNIKFKSINQQQYNNIVKEVANGDYQIQIVAGEIK, encoded by the coding sequence ATGCATCCACAAAGAATTGCCCCTATTGGCATTAATTATTTATTGATTGAATATGAAAACAAAATTGACCCTGTTATAAATGAAGCTGTAACTCAACTATGGCAAACTATAAAATCAAAAAAGTGGCAGGGAATCATTGCCATGACCCCAACCTATCGCTCACTGCTCGTACATTTTGACCCAGAAGTATGGACCACAAGTAAGTTAACCGAAAATATTAAACAAGTACTTCCTAATACTCAAAGTAAATCAACTGAGAATAGTAGGTTAGTTATTATACCAGTTTTATATGGTGGAGAACATGGTCCAGATTTAGAGGATGTTGCCAAAATCAACAAATTAACAGTTTCACAAGTAGTAGATATTCATGAAAATGGAGAATACAGAGTATATATGTTAGGTTTTAATCCTGGCTACCCCTATATGGGAGGTTTAGACTCACGTTTAGCAACTGCTCGTTTAGAGCAGCCTCGTACTAAAGTACCAGCAGGTTCAGTGGCAATTGGTGGTGAACAAACAGGCATTTATTCCACAACTAGTCCTGGAGGGTGGCGAATTATTGGGCACACCCCAGTGCCTCTTTTTGATTCAAAACTTACAAATCCTGTTCTTTTACAGTCTGGAGACAATATAAAATTTAAAAGCATCAACCAACAGCAATATAATAACATAGTAAAAGAAGTTGCTAATGGTGATTATCAAATTCAAATAGTTGCAGGTGAGATTAAATGA
- the prfB gene encoding peptide chain release factor 2 (programmed frameshift), whose translation MIETSLVIKQLEGFESKLLEIGELLDFPSLVANLKKLEEQMSQVGFWDKQEQALKTTQAVSNTKANIAIYRDLETKINDAKEYLQFYIDEPEEEIEHTLTALLNSIEVDLNKAELAVLLTEPYDHNNAILSLHPGAGGTESQDWAAMLLRMYTRWAEEQGFKVEFWDYQPDPEAGIKDATLLIKGNNAYGYLKAERGVHRLVRLSPFDSSGRRHTSFASVEVMPELDDDINIEIKTEDLRIETYRASGAGGQHVNKTESAIRITHLPSGIVVQCQNERSQHSNKNTAMRFLKSKLYEKELQEQEMALAKMRGEVSDIAWGNQIRSYVFHPYAMVKDHRTNIETGNTDAVMDGDVSQFIAGYLKWKTQNKTKPN comes from the exons ATGATTGAAACATCGCTAGTTATAAAACAGCTAGAAGGGTTTGAATCAAAGTTATTAGAAATTGGTGAGTTACTT GACTTTCCTTCTTTAGTAGCTAATCTAAAAAAGTTGGAAGAGCAAATGAGTCAAGTAGGTTTTTGGGATAAACAAGAACAGGCTCTTAAAACAACTCAAGCAGTGAGCAATACTAAAGCTAATATTGCTATTTACAGAGATCTTGAAACCAAAATTAATGATGCCAAGGAATACTTGCAGTTTTATATAGATGAGCCCGAGGAAGAAATAGAACATACTTTAACAGCTTTGTTAAATTCCATAGAAGTAGACTTAAATAAAGCTGAGTTAGCTGTTTTATTAACCGAGCCGTATGATCATAACAATGCGATTCTTAGCCTGCATCCTGGTGCAGGTGGCACTGAATCTCAGGATTGGGCGGCAATGTTATTAAGAATGTATACCAGATGGGCTGAAGAGCAAGGCTTCAAAGTAGAATTTTGGGATTATCAACCAGATCCAGAGGCCGGCATAAAAGATGCCACGTTACTTATTAAAGGAAATAATGCCTATGGCTATTTAAAAGCTGAACGTGGAGTTCATCGCTTAGTTAGATTATCACCTTTTGATTCCTCAGGTAGAAGACATACTTCATTTGCTTCAGTAGAGGTTATGCCTGAACTAGATGATGATATAAACATAGAAATAAAAACAGAAGATTTAAGAATTGAAACCTATCGGGCTAGTGGAGCAGGTGGGCAACATGTTAATAAAACAGAGTCAGCTATTAGAATAACCCACCTACCTTCGGGTATTGTAGTGCAGTGCCAAAATGAAAGATCACAGCATTCTAACAAAAATACAGCTATGAGATTTTTAAAGTCAAAGCTATATGAAAAAGAGCTACAAGAGCAGGAAATGGCTTTAGCAAAAATGCGCGGAGAGGTGAGCGATATTGCTTGGGGTAATCAAATTAGATCTTATGTATTTCACCCCTATGCAATGGTAAAAGACCATAGAACCAATATAGAAACTGGTAACACAGATGCTGTGATGGATGGAGATGTATCACAGTTTATAGCTGGTTACCTAAAATGGAAAACACAAAATAAAACAAAGCCTAATTAA